From the Psilocybe cubensis strain MGC-MH-2018 chromosome 9, whole genome shotgun sequence genome, one window contains:
- a CDS encoding 3'-5' exoribonuclease 1, which translates to MVLASAMKRQRPHLKSLIIMKLEVTRTPIIREIIEMPALLYNLRDRKVYASFHEYVKPSRIRAIDQKCAQVTGVRQDMVENADLFPPVWKRFKEFLQYHDVLRDPSTTAFLTYDKADLNEILPAQLAYKSLVDSHLDDLSLLSQISRLNIKKAFARQYKLKQTKPLRKMMGQLALSKDERYHFGMEECWSLARLVEAMQHDGWRPRTPDLSKTQMKVPKSKPIVSPE; encoded by the exons ATGGTCCTCGCCAGTGCTATGAAGCGTCAACGTCCTCATCTCAAATCATTGATTATAATGAAACTTGAAGTTACCAGGACGCCCATCATCCGGGAGATCATAGAAATGCCAGCGCTGCTATACAACCTACGCGACAGGAAAGTGTACGCGTCGTTCCACGAGTACGTCAAGCCTTCGCGGATTCGTGCTATTGACCAGAAGTGCGCGCAAGTCACTGGGGTACGACAG GATATGGTTGAGAACGCCGATTTGTTTCCGCCCGTTTGGAAGAGGTTCAAAGAATTTTTACAATATCACGATGTACTCCGTGACCCATCCACTACTGCATTTCTCACATACGATAAAGCGGACCTGAACGAAATTCTTCCAGCGCAACTGGCATACAAATCATTGGTGGATTCCCATCTCGACGACCTGTCTCTTCTCAGTCAAATATCGCGTCTCAACATCAAGAAAGCGTTCGCAAGGCAGTACAAGTTGAAACAGACGAAACCTCTGCGCAAGATGATGGGTCAACTGGCATTGTCCAAGGACGAGCGATATCATTTTGGGATGGAGGAGTGCTGGAGCTTGGCGAGGCTTGTGGAGGCCATGCAGCATGATGGGTGGAGACCCAGAACTCCTGATCTAAGCAAAACTCAGATGAAGGTGCCGAAATCAAAGCCAATTGTGTCTCCTGAATAG
- a CDS encoding Long-chain-fatty-acid--CoA ligase 2, whose protein sequence is MAPLNLRPPGFFGANTVEISPPARTGETGIRRLAVCADRLITTPDSSIVTVPDIISYAARTHEHSPALGWRDVIKVHEEVKEVKKKGGRDGETERKTWKYFELSEYKYLDYVQLKEAISEVARALVDIGIGTEDVVDIFAQTSVNWQLISHACALISTTAATAYDTLGESGLTHSLNEPKCIAVFTNPELLPMVARVLPHTPTVRYVFYDGQPSTKQLDEIKGNSGIRAIHIDELRTRGRELSISILDSRKPTPSTTACIMYTSGSTGTPKGVILTHANLIAAVGAVHFVFSPHLPAGGRYIAYLPLAHVLEYVVELCAVFCGIASGYARPKTLTDASVRGCRGDLAALRPNVLFGVPAVYETIRKAVLARVDGAGRISRAFFYGALTVKRWAGAYVPGVSWVVDRIVFKKIQEAVGGDITFAVNGGAGISKATQEFFNDAVMPLTQGYGLTETSGMGAFLPPELLSYSTLGAVGIPGPCLEVKLVDVPELGYFTGTGGDDNVSGGSGKLGHLQQGEIWLRGMSVTPGYFNREDLNSDPSVFTEEDGVRWFRTGDIGQWNADGTLSVVDRVKNLVKMRSGEYIALERLESTYKSSTLVSNLCIIAGPEMAQPVAVVVPHEGNLRAELSSSEPLPDLCQSTSAQTTVLKSLASLAKKNGFARMEIPCAVLLSSEEWTSENGMCTAAGKVNRARVREVWGKEVDRVVLEGGD, encoded by the exons ATGGCACCACTCAATTTGCGACCTCCAGGCTTCTTCGGCGCCAATACGGTCGAGATCTCGCCGCCAGCACGCACAGGCGAAACAGGGATCCGACGCCTAGCAGTCTGCGCCGACAGACTCATCACGACGCCAGACTCTTCAATTGTAACCGTCCCCGACATCATTTCCTACGCTGCACGCACACACGAACACTCCCCGGCGCTAGGCTGGCGGGACGTCATCAAGGTGCACGAGGAGGTCAAGGAagtcaagaagaaagggggaAGAGACGGGGAGACAGAGAGGAAGACATGGAAATACTTTGAGCTCAGCGAGTACAAATATCTTGATTATGTTCAGTTGAAGGAGGCCATCAGTGAGGTTGCGCGGGCGCTTGTGGATATTGGAATTGGGACTGAAGATGTCGTGGATATATTTGCACAGACAAG CGTAAACTGGCAACTCATCTCACATGCGTGTGCACTCATATCAACGACGGCGGCGACTGCATATGACACACTCGGCGAGTCGGGGCTCACGCATTCGCTGAACGAACCAAAATGTATTGCAGTATTCACAAACCCAGAACTTCTCCCCATGGTGGCACGCGTGCTTCCACATACGCCCACTGTTCGCTATGTTTTCTACGACGGGCAGCCATCGACGAAGCAGCTTGACGAGATCAAGGGCAATTCAGGTATACGCGCGATACACATCGACGAGCTGCGCACGCGTGGCCGTGAGCTTTCGATCTCGATTTTGGACTCTCGGAAACCCACCCCATCCACCACAGCTTGTATCATGTACACTTCTGGATCTACAGGCACGCCCAAAGGTGTCATTCTCACCCACGCCAACCTCATTGCAGCCGTCGGTGCCGTGCACTTTGTGTTCTCTCCCCACCTACCCGCGGGTGGGCGCTACATCGCATATCTCCCCCTCGCACATGTGCTGGAGTATGTTGTCGAACTGTGCGCCGTGTTTTGTGGCATTGCAAGTGGATATGCACGCCCAAAGACGCTCACAGATGCAAGTGTGCGGGGGTGCAGAGGGGACCTCGCTGCGCTGCGCCCGAATGTGCTGTTTGGCGTCCCTGCAGTGTACGAGACAATCCGAAAGGCGGTGCTGGCCCGTGTGGACGGCGCAGGGCGGATTTCGCGTGCGTTTTTTTACGGCGCGTTAACTGTGAAGCGATGGGCGGGTGCGTATGTGCCGGGGGTGAGCTGGGTTGTGGATCGAATTGTGTTTAAGAAAATACAGGAGGCAGTTGGAGGTGATATCACATTTGCAGTCAATGGTGGCGCTGGGATAAGCAAGGCAACACAGGAGTTTTTCAATGACGCGGTAATGCCACTTACACAGG GATACGGTCTTACAGAAACATCAGGGATGGGTGCGTTCCTCCCGCCCGAGTTGCTCTCCTATTCCACACTCGGTGCCGTAGGTATCCCAGGGCCGTGTTTGGAGGTGAAGCTGGTAGATGTGCCCGAGTTGGGTTATTTCACGGGAACAGGCGGGGACGATAACGTTAGTGGGGGGAGTGGGAAACTGGGCCACCTGCAACAAggcgagatatggctgcgCGGCATGTCTGTTACGCCAGGATACTTTAATCGGGAGGACTTGAACTCGGACCCCAGTGTTTTTACTGAGGAGGATGGTGTGAGGTGGTTCCGCACGGGCGACATCGGCCAGTGGAACGCAGATGGCACACTGAGCGTTGTAGACCGCGTAAAGAATTTAGTGAAAATGCGCAGTGGAGAG TACATTGCCCTAGAACGCCTAGAATCGACGTATAAATCCTCCACACTGGTGTCAAATCTATGTATCATCGCAGGTCCAGAGATGGCGCAGCCTGTAGCTGTGGTCGTTCCACATGAGGGGAATTTGCGCGCAGAGCTGTCGTCATCTGAACCCTTACCAGACCTATGCCAATCAACCAGCGCCCAGACAACCGTCCTGAAGTCCCTCGCATCCCTCGCGAAGAAAAACGGATTTGCACGTATGGAAATACCGTGTGCGGTACTGTTGAGCAGTGAAGAGTGGACAAGTGAGAATGGCATGTGCACGGCTGCGGGTAAGGTAAATCGAGCGAGGGTGCGGGAGGTATGGGGAAAAGAGGTGGACCGAGTTGTGTTGGAGGGCGGTGATTGA